In Phaseolus vulgaris cultivar G19833 chromosome 10, P. vulgaris v2.0, whole genome shotgun sequence, a single genomic region encodes these proteins:
- the LOC137819406 gene encoding senescence associated gene 20, translating to MKHIASSIEISEMEAERNQKEEMQNRETVETLYKALLGEGQMDTVANMLASDLEWWFHGPPQCQHMMRVLTGETALNNGFRFEPRSLTAIGDCVIAEGWEGKAYWVHVWTVKNGTITQFREYFNTWLVVRDLRSQTWEKRLENMTLWQSQPRDLYRRSLPGLVLAI from the coding sequence ATGAAGCACATAGCAAGCTCCATTGAAATTTCAGAGATGGAAGCTGAGAGGAACCAGAAGGAGGAAATGCAGAACAGGGAAACAGTGGAAACACTCTACAAGGCCCTGTTGGGTGAAGGCCAAATGGACACAGTGGCAAACATGCTAGCAAGTGACCTTGAGTGGTGGTTCCATGGCCCCCCACAGTGCCAACACATGATGAGGGTGCTCACTGGGGAAACTGCCCTCAACAATGGCTTCCGGTTCGAGCCAAGGAGCCTCACCGCCATCGGCGACTGCGTGATCGCCGAAGGGTGGGAAGGAAAGGCCTACTGGGTCCACGTTTGGACAGTCAAGAATGGCACCATCACACAGTTCCGAGAGTACTTCAACACATGGCTCGTGGTCAGAGACTTGAGGTCACAAACATGGGAAAAAAGGCTTGAAAACATGACATTGTGGCAAAGCCAGCCCCGTGATCTCTATCGCCGATCCTTGCCGGGACTTGTCTTAGCCATTTAG
- the LOC137814311 gene encoding uncharacterized mitochondrial protein AtMg00810-like, producing MVNQMKYALELLKDAGLLSCKPALSPIDNHEKFSSTRSVPFTDIQAYKRLIGRLMYLTNTRPDITFHVQQLSQFLAKPTIAHYTTTIRILEYIKGVPSLGLFFSSNTYAHLKAFYDSDWGHMQ from the coding sequence ATGGTGAATCAAAtgaaatatgcattggaattgTTAAAAGATGCAGGTCTTTTATCCTGCAAACCTGCACTGAGtcctattgataatcatgaaAAATTCTCTTCTACTAGAAGTGTTCCTTTCACAGATATTCAAGCCTACAAAAGATTGATTGGAAGgcttatgtatctcactaatacccgacctgacataacatttcatgtgcaacaactttctcagtTTCTTGCTAAGCCCACAATTGCTCACTATACTACAACGATTAGAATTCTCGAATATATTAAAGGAGTTCCAagtcttggtttatttttctcttccaacacTTATGCTCACCTCAAAGCCTTTTATGATAGTGATTGGGGGCACATGcagtga